The Streptomyces pratensis genomic interval CCGCCGGGCCGGGGAGCCGCGCCGGGCCCTCCCAGGCCGGGCCGGGGCCTCCCGGAGAGCTGGCCGGGACGATCGGGGAGCCGGGGCCCGGCGTTCCGGCCCCGGGTCCCCGGTCCTCGATGGCAGTTCCTGCCTCCGGCTGCGGTGGTCGCGTGAAGACCTCCGGTGCGGTGAGGGTGTCCGGGCTCACCGCGCGCCGGAGGTCTTCACGCCCAGCCGCGCTCTCCGGCCGGTCGGCCGGGTCGACAGTGCTGCGGGGCGACGCTCGGAGGAGCTTCAGGCCGGTGTCGGGCCGGACGGGGACGTGCGGCCGACGCGATCCCGGGGAGGCGTCAGGAGTTGTGGTCGCCCGCGATCGGGCGCTCGGAGGCGTCCTCACGGGGTACCGGCTGTTCGACCAGGGCGAGCACCCTGGTCGCCATGAAGCGGGCGGTACGGACAACTGATCCACTTCGGGTGACTTCACTCACTTCAACCACACCCCGGCGGACCGCTGTCTCCACCCGCCGGCCTGCCCTGGAGGCCACCACTTCGTACGTCCTGGTCGTGTCACCGGCGTCCACGACTATTTCGACTCGATCGCCCTTCATTGATCCAATCCCCCTTCTGCGACGGTCCTTTGAGATCTCGCACGGGCCACAGAGCCTGGATCCGCGGCTCCCTGACCACTTCTCAATTCTCCCACCGGGGACTGACAATCGATGGGCCGGCGAGGGCGCGGCCTCTGAGCGCGCCGCGCCACGGGTACGTAAGCTGTGCCTCGTCAGGCGGACCGGCAGCGGGGATGGGCAGACGATGGCGATGATGCGGCTCCGGCGCGAGGACCCGCGTGTCGTCGGCTCGTTCAGGCTGCACCGGCGGCTCGGCGCGGGTGGCATGGGTGTCGTCTATCTGGGTTCCGACCGCCGCGGCCAGCGAGTGGCGCTGAAGGTGATCCGGCCGGACCTGGCGGAGGACCAGGAGTTCCGTTCGCGCTTCGCGCGCGAGGTGTCCGCCGCCCGGAGGATCCGCGGCGGCTGCACCGCCCGGCTCGTGGCCGCCGACCTCGAGGCGGACCGCCCGTGGTTCGCGACGCAGTACGTGCCGGGCCCCTCGCTGCACGACAAGGTCATCGAGGAGGGACCTCTGTCGGCCGCCGAGGTGGCCTCGATCGGGGCGGCGCTGTCGGAGGGCCTGGTGGCGGTACACGAGGCCGGTGTCGTCCACCGTGACCTGAAGCCGTCCAACATCCTCCTCTCCCCCAAGGGCCCCCGGATCATCGACTTCGGCATCGCCTGGGCGACCGGGGCCAGCACGCTCACCCATGTCGGGACGGCCGTCGGCTCGCCCGGCTTCCTCGCGCCCGAGCAGGTGCGCGGCGCGGCGGTGACGCCCGCGACGGACGTGTTCTCGCTGGGCGCCACCCTGGCGTACGCGGCGATGGCCGACTCGCCCTTCGGACACGGCAGTTCCGAGGTGATGCTCTACCGGGTGGTCCACGAGGAACCGCACCTGTTCGACGTGCACGACGCACTCGCCCCGCTGGTGCGGGCATGCCTGGCGAAGGACCCGGAGGAGCGGCCGAGCACGCTGCAGCTCTCCATGCGGCTCAAGGAGATCGCCGCGCGCGAGGCCCAGGGACTGCAGGAACGTCGGCCGCCCGCGCAGCGGAGCGAGCAGGAGCTGGACCGGCCGACGGGCCGACTGGAAGGGCCGTACACCGAACAGGTGACCAGGCGCGCGGCCGGAGGGTCGGCCCAGGCGCCGCGCGGCCCGGGTCGGCGCCCGGCCTCGTCGCGCCCGGCAGCCCCTCGTACCGGCGGCTCGCAGTCCCGCGCATCGCGGGGCGGCCCACGCTCCGGTCCGCAGCCCCACTCGTCGAAGGGCACGAACGGCAGGCAGGCCTCCCGGCCCGGCGTCCGGACGACCTCGGCCGGGAAGGGCGGGAAGCGGCGGCCGGCCAATCCGCGGCTGCTGCGCCAGCGGCTCGTCGTATTCGTCGTGGTCACGCTGCTGGTCGCGCTGGGGATCGCAGCCGCTCAGGGCTGTCAGGGCCCCGCACGCGGGCTGGGGGGCGCCCCCTCACATACGTACGACGGGGCCGCCGTCCACCCGGCGACAGGCATCGGCTGGCACCCACAGGGATGAGGGTGCCGACGGACGGTCAGGCGGAGACGGCCCGCGTGGCGTAGAAGGCCACGGCGGAGGCCGCGGCGACGTTGAGCGAGTCGACTCCGGCGTCCATCGGGATGCGTACGTGGGCGTCGGCCGCGGCGAGCGCCCCGGGTGTGAGGCCGTCGCCCTCCGTGCCGAAGACGAGCGCCAGTTTCCCGGGCCGCCGTGCGACGAGTTCGTCCAGCGTGATCGACGTGTCGCTGAGGCAGAGCGCGGCGGTGGTGAAGCCGGCTTCTCGCAGCAGGCCGACGTCCTCGGGCCAGGACGTCAGGCGGGTCCACGGGACGTGGAAGACGGACCCCATCGAGACCTTGACCGCCCGCCGGTAGAGCGGGTCGGCGCAGCGCGGGGTGAGGAGGACGGCGTCGACGCCGAGAGCAGCGGCGTTCCGGAAGGCCGCTCCGACATTGGCGTGGTCGACGATGTCCTCGAACACGGCGACCCGCCGTACGTTCCCGTGCTCCGGCGACAGCAGCGCGCCGACGTCCGGGAGCGCCTTGCGCTGCATGGAGGCGAGGGCACCACGGTGCACGTGGTAGCCGGTGACGCGCTCGGCCAGAGCAGGAGTGACCGCGTACACCGGTGCCGTGGCCTCGTCGATCACATCGCGCATGACGTCGGTCCACTTGGCGGAGAGCATCATGGACCGCATCTCGTACCCGGCGTTCGCGGCACGCCGGATCACCTTCTCGCCCTCGGCGATGAAAAGGCCCTCTGCGGGTTCCCGCCGGCGCCGGAGTGCGACGTCGGTCAGGCCGGTGTAGTCGGCCAGACGCGGGTCGTCGGGATCGTCGACGGTGATGAGTTCAGCCACGGATCGCTACTGCCTTGTCGGGGGTGGTGTGGGGTACGGAGGTGACGCGCCGAGCCGCGGGGCTGGAGCCCGCCGCTCGGCGCCGGGTGTCCGGCGCTCAGCCTTCGAGCCTGCCCGCCGGGTCCGCGCCGACCGCGACGACGTCCCCGATGACGATGACCGCCGGGGGCCGTACCTCTTCCGCGACGACGCGCTCCCCGACGTCTCCGAGGGTCGCGTCGACCCTGCGCTGGGCCGCCGTGGTGCCCTCCTGGACCAGGGCCACCGGGGTGTCGGGCGACTTGCCGTGGGCGATGAGAGCCCGGGAGATGGCGCCGATCTTGTCGACCGCCATCAGGAGGACCAGGGTGCCGCGCAGCTGCGCGAGCGCCTTCCAGTCGACCAGGGAACGCGGGTCGTCGGGGGCCACGTGACCGCTGACCACCGTGAATTCGTGCGCCACGCCCCGGTGGGTGACGGGGATTCCGGCCGCTCCGGGCACGGAGATCGAGCTGGAGATCCCGGGGACGACCGTGCAGGCGATGCCCTCGGCGGCCAGGGCCTGCGCCTCCTCCATGCCACGGCCGAAGACGAACGGGTCACCGCCCTTGAGGCGGACCACCGACTTGCCCGCCTTGGCGTGGTCGATCAGCGCCTGGTTGATCGCCTCCTGTGCCATGTACCGGCCGTACGGGATCTTCGCGGCGTCGATGACCTCGACGTGCGGGGGGAGCTCGTCGAGGAGGTCGCGTGGTCCGAGCCGGTCCGCGATGACCACGTCGGCCTCGGCGAGGAGACGACGGCCCCGGACCGTTATCAGGTCGGGGTCGCCCGGGCCGCCGCCGACCAGGGCGACACCCGGGGCGCGGGTGCGGTGGTGCGGGGCGGCGAGGGTGCCGTCGCGGAGCCCCTCCACGATCGCGTCACGGACCGCGGCGGAGTGCCGGGGATCGCGGCCCTGGGAGGTGGTGGTGAGGACGGCGACCGTGATGCCTTCGCTGCGGCCGGTGGCCGGCGTCCAGGCGGTGGCCGCCTCGGCGTCGTCGCTCCGGACGCACCAGGTACGGGTCCTCTCCGCCTCGGCGGACGCCGCGTCGTTGGCAGCGGCGTCGGACGACGCGACGAGGGCGTACCAGGTGTCGGCGAGGTCGCCGTCCTGGTACCTGCGGCGCTCCCAGCGGATCTCACCGGTGTCGGCCATCGCCTCGACGGACGCGGTCGCGGACGGGGAGACCAGCGTGACGTCGGCACCGGCCGCGACGAGGGCGGGCAGCCGGCGCTGCGCGACCTGGCCACCGCCGACGACGACGACGCGGCGCCCGTTCAGGCGCAGTCCGACGGGGTAGGCAGGGTGATCGTCATGCTCGGCCATGGTCGTGCGGGCTCCTCGTGCAGGGTGCGGTGTGCTGCGGGCCGCTGCGGCGGTGGAGCGGCGGTGACGTGGGCTGGGTGAGGCGGTGACGCGTGGGACCACGATACGGGGTGGTGGGCACCGGGGCCGGGGCGGTGCGGCGGGTTCTCGGGCGGCCTGCGACGGACCTCGGCTTCTTCGCGCCGGACCCGGGACGCCGGACGGGCCGGAAGGCCCTCGCGGTCATCGGCTCGGGCGAAGAACCCGCCGCACCGGTCATCGGCTCGCGCGGAGGATCCGCCGCACCGGTATCCGGCTCGGGCGAAGGACCCGGCGCCACGGTCATCGGCCGGCCCCGGTCCCCGATCGGCCCGTCCTGTCACGGAGGCCGACCGGGAGTACCGGGCACGCGCCTGTCGGGCCGGCGGGTGCCCGGACGAGCCGGCCTGGCGCGTCCGGGCACGGTGAGAGCTACTTCTCCGTGACGCCTGCGGAGTCGAAGGTGGCCACCTCGTGCATGGCGCGCGCAGCACTCTGCACGATGGGGAGCGCGAGGAGCGCGCCCGTGCCCTCCCCGAGACGGAGGTCCAGGTCGACGAGCGGCCGCAGGCCCAGCTTGTTGAGGGCCGCGACGTGGCCGGGTTCCGCGCTGCGGTGCCCCGCGATGCAAGCGGCGAGCGCCTCGGGGGCGATCGCGCGGGCGACGAGTGCCGCCGCACCGGCACTCACACCGTCCAGGATCACCGGCGTACGGAGGGAGGCACCGCCCAGCAGGAAGCCCGCCATGGCGGCGTGTTCCAGGCCGCCGACCGCCGCCAGTACCCCGATCGGGTCGGCCGGGTCGGGCTGGTGCAGGTCCAGAGCGCGGCGGACCACATCGACCTTGCGTGCGTGCATCTCGTCGTTGATCCCGGTGCCACGGCCGGTCACCTCCGCCGGGTCCAGATCGGTGTAGACGCAGATCAGCGCGGCCGACGCGGTGGTGTTGGCGATGCCCATCTCGCCGGTGAGCAGGCCCTTGTTGCCTGCCGCCACCAGGTCACGGGCGGTCTCGATGCCCACCTCGATCGCCGCGAGCACCTCTTCGCGGGTGAGGGCGGGGCCTGTCGTGAAGTCGGCCGTTCCGGGACGGACCTTCCTGGGGAGCAGGCCGGGGGTGGCGGGGAGTTCTGCCGCCACACCGACGTCGACGACGCACACCTCGGCGCCGACCTGGGCGGCGAAGGCGTTGCAGACGGCGCCGCCGCCGAGGAAGTTGGCGACCATCTGCCCGGTGACCTCCTGCGGCCACGCCGTGACGCCCTGCGCGTGGACCCCGTGGTCGCCGGCGAAGATCGCGACGGCGGCGGGCTCCGGTACGGGCGGCGGGCACAGCCGGGAGAGCCCGGACAGCTGGGCGGAGATGATCTCCAGCATGCCGAGCGCGCCTGCGGGCTTCGTCATCCGCTTCTGGCGTTCCCAGGCCTCGCCGAGCGCCTTGGCGTCCAGGGGGCGGATACCGGCGATGGTTTCCTGGAGGAGGCTGTGCGGCTCCTCACCGGGCAGGGCGCGGCGGCCGTACGTCTCCTCGTGGACGACCCAGGACAGCGGACGGCGCTTGGACCAGCCCGCCTGCATCAGCTCGGGTTCCTCGGGGAATTCGTCGACGTATCCGACACAGAGGTAGGCCACGACTTCGAGGTGCTCGGGCAGCCCCAGCGCACGGACCATCTCCCGCTCGTCGAAGAAGCTGACCCAGCCGACACCGAGGCCCTCCGCGCGGGCGGCGAGCCACAGGTTCTCCACGGCGAGCGCCGACGAGTACGGGGCCATCTGCGGCTGGGTGTGCCGGCCGAGGGTGTGGCGGCCGCCACGGGTGGGGTCGGCGGTGACGACGATGTTCACCGGTGTGTCGAGGATGGCCTCGATCTTCATTTCCTTGAACTGCTTGGCGCGGCCCTTGGGCAGGGACTTGGCGTATGCCTCGCGCTGACGCTGTGCCAGTTCGTGCATGGAGCGGCGCGTCTCCGCGGAGCGGATGACGACGAAGTCCCAGGGCTGCGAATGGCCGACGCTCGGTGCGGTGTGCGCGGCTTCCAGGACGCGCAGGAGGACCTCGTGCGGGATCGGGTCGCTGCGGAAGCCGTTGCGGATGTCGCGCCGTTCACGCATCACTCGCAGGACCGCTTCGCGCTCGGCGTCGTCGTAGCCGGGCGCCGGGGCGGAGACGAGGACGGCTTCGGCATCCGCCTCGACCTCGGCATCGGTTTCGGCCTCGGCGGGGGCCACGGCCTCGGCCTCGGGGGCAGCGGTCTCTTCCGTCACCTCGGCGACCGGGGCCTCCTCGGGAGCGACCTCCACGGGGGCCGGCACCTCGGTTGCCGGAATCGCCGCCTCCAGGGGCTGCGCCTCCGGAGTCGCGGCTGCCGGGGTCTCGACCACCGGGCTCTCGGCTTCAGGGGTCTCGGCTTCAGGGGTCTCGATGATCTCGGGTCCGGTGCCGGGCTCCGGCTCGGCAAGGATCTGGGGACCCGCCTGCGGCACAGGAACGGGCTCGGGAGCCGGTTCGGGTGCCGCGACCGGCTCCTCGACCGGCTCTGCCTGGATCTCAGCAGCTACTACGGGCTCCGCCTGGATCCCGGGAGCCGACTCGGGCTCCTGGACGGCGACCGGCTCCGGTTCCACCTGGGCCCCGGGCACGGGCTGCGGTGCGGGATCAGCGGCCTGCTGGGGCTCGGTGTCGGGGCTCACCGTCTCGGTCACAGGTGCC includes:
- the cobT gene encoding nicotinate-nucleotide--dimethylbenzimidazole phosphoribosyltransferase, whose translation is MTDTGQIPGEGLPENAGMVEQPGIPAPDAYTYLEPSEHTAEDDDLLLMPAAQGAWSDAPAAPAGLPEQFPAYAQGANGAHAPGVAEVNGVQIPAHTPVQVPAAAAPARRPLHRGPAPTGAPSYGGTPTGGVVRSLADRGPAGPQTMHVRHAGPATTGPEYFDVPADDAAVLPGPQLGEIPPQGAPAWGAPEPVPAPQPAAPEPAAASEPVPAPEPVPAPEPATAYEAIPESAASVAPAEHVDHIAPVDHVAPVEPAEAVEPLAPEAPSEAVAPVPVAAIAEEPSAAAPAEAPAAVPLEAPVEAAAAVPPQSPADDPVELPVETAAPVEPAGSFVPLQGSEPTAPHAAPAPVTETVSPDTEPQQAADPAPQPVPGAQVEPEPVAVQEPESAPGIQAEPVVAAEIQAEPVEEPVAAPEPAPEPVPVPQAGPQILAEPEPGTGPEIIETPEAETPEAESPVVETPAAATPEAQPLEAAIPATEVPAPVEVAPEEAPVAEVTEETAAPEAEAVAPAEAETDAEVEADAEAVLVSAPAPGYDDAEREAVLRVMRERRDIRNGFRSDPIPHEVLLRVLEAAHTAPSVGHSQPWDFVVIRSAETRRSMHELAQRQREAYAKSLPKGRAKQFKEMKIEAILDTPVNIVVTADPTRGGRHTLGRHTQPQMAPYSSALAVENLWLAARAEGLGVGWVSFFDEREMVRALGLPEHLEVVAYLCVGYVDEFPEEPELMQAGWSKRRPLSWVVHEETYGRRALPGEEPHSLLQETIAGIRPLDAKALGEAWERQKRMTKPAGALGMLEIISAQLSGLSRLCPPPVPEPAAVAIFAGDHGVHAQGVTAWPQEVTGQMVANFLGGGAVCNAFAAQVGAEVCVVDVGVAAELPATPGLLPRKVRPGTADFTTGPALTREEVLAAIEVGIETARDLVAAGNKGLLTGEMGIANTTASAALICVYTDLDPAEVTGRGTGINDEMHARKVDVVRRALDLHQPDPADPIGVLAAVGGLEHAAMAGFLLGGASLRTPVILDGVSAGAAALVARAIAPEALAACIAGHRSAEPGHVAALNKLGLRPLVDLDLRLGEGTGALLALPIVQSAARAMHEVATFDSAGVTEK
- a CDS encoding serine/threonine-protein kinase, with the protein product MAMMRLRREDPRVVGSFRLHRRLGAGGMGVVYLGSDRRGQRVALKVIRPDLAEDQEFRSRFAREVSAARRIRGGCTARLVAADLEADRPWFATQYVPGPSLHDKVIEEGPLSAAEVASIGAALSEGLVAVHEAGVVHRDLKPSNILLSPKGPRIIDFGIAWATGASTLTHVGTAVGSPGFLAPEQVRGAAVTPATDVFSLGATLAYAAMADSPFGHGSSEVMLYRVVHEEPHLFDVHDALAPLVRACLAKDPEERPSTLQLSMRLKEIAAREAQGLQERRPPAQRSEQELDRPTGRLEGPYTEQVTRRAAGGSAQAPRGPGRRPASSRPAAPRTGGSQSRASRGGPRSGPQPHSSKGTNGRQASRPGVRTTSAGKGGKRRPANPRLLRQRLVVFVVVTLLVALGIAAAQGCQGPARGLGGAPSHTYDGAAVHPATGIGWHPQG
- the cobA gene encoding uroporphyrinogen-III C-methyltransferase, whose product is MAEHDDHPAYPVGLRLNGRRVVVVGGGQVAQRRLPALVAAGADVTLVSPSATASVEAMADTGEIRWERRRYQDGDLADTWYALVASSDAAANDAASAEAERTRTWCVRSDDAEAATAWTPATGRSEGITVAVLTTTSQGRDPRHSAAVRDAIVEGLRDGTLAAPHHRTRAPGVALVGGGPGDPDLITVRGRRLLAEADVVIADRLGPRDLLDELPPHVEVIDAAKIPYGRYMAQEAINQALIDHAKAGKSVVRLKGGDPFVFGRGMEEAQALAAEGIACTVVPGISSSISVPGAAGIPVTHRGVAHEFTVVSGHVAPDDPRSLVDWKALAQLRGTLVLLMAVDKIGAISRALIAHGKSPDTPVALVQEGTTAAQRRVDATLGDVGERVVAEEVRPPAVIVIGDVVAVGADPAGRLEG
- a CDS encoding TrmH family RNA methyltransferase — protein: MAELITVDDPDDPRLADYTGLTDVALRRRREPAEGLFIAEGEKVIRRAANAGYEMRSMMLSAKWTDVMRDVIDEATAPVYAVTPALAERVTGYHVHRGALASMQRKALPDVGALLSPEHGNVRRVAVFEDIVDHANVGAAFRNAAALGVDAVLLTPRCADPLYRRAVKVSMGSVFHVPWTRLTSWPEDVGLLREAGFTTAALCLSDTSITLDELVARRPGKLALVFGTEGDGLTPGALAAADAHVRIPMDAGVDSLNVAAASAVAFYATRAVSA